A region of Lycium barbarum isolate Lr01 chromosome 1, ASM1917538v2, whole genome shotgun sequence DNA encodes the following proteins:
- the LOC132639540 gene encoding potassium transporter 26-like, whose translation MEDVKSNNSSLNNNDIESRSNLGDSNRVDLRNNSRRVVPEPVPAMETYMTFIQTYQSPLTKPKEYPTVQTLLLAYQSLGVVYGDLGTSPVNVFSSTRLTNLTEDDLLGTFSLIFWTLTLLVLVKYVFIVLHANDHGEGGTFALYSYLCRHINFRSKLTIHNVRMESDESMAYYSQESGSPLRSKTKKFLERSSAAQNFLTFVVLLGTCMVIGDGALTPATCVLSALQGIQSLSSKITQDHVVFMSVIMLIGLFMFQRCGTSKVSFCFTPVMLLWFATNVSVGIYNMFEYYPSVLKAISPHYIVKFVSRNGKTAWNLLGAVFLSITGAEAMFADLGHFNKRAIQLAFSFVVYPSLVLSYAGETAYLVRYPENINNAYYSSLPKPVYWPMFVVSTLAAIVASQSMISATFSIVKQSLALGCFPRVNIIHTSSMHEGQIYSPEVNYILMILCVTLVLGFKGGVELANAYGVVVIWVMIITTFLTALVMLIIWKTNIILILAFFLPYIIIEGCFMTSLLNKIPQGGWVPFAISAFFLTIMLSWTYGRSKKYEYEADRKMSLPDLDQMLSSFSTYRAPGICFFFTDLANGIPPIIRHYIQHTNSVREILVIVTVRTLPIKSVLLEERYNVGKLGVEGVYRCLIQFGYKDSQSMEGDDFVTSMITKLQDQAEFTSEKQKIDAAADRGPVFVLGRTILKANKGWFARFTIEYLYRFLQKNSRAAISALQIPPDKTLQVGMLYEI comes from the exons ATGGAAGATGTGAAAAGCAACAATTCCAGCTTAAATAACAATGATATTGAAAGTAGAAGCAATCTTGGAGATAGCAACCGTGTTGACCTTCGTAATAACAGCAGGAGAGTTGTTCCAGAACCAGTACCTGCTATGGAAACGTACATGACATTTATCCAGACATACCAGTCTCCCTTAACCAAACCTAAG GAATATCCAACCGTCCAGACCTTGCTGTTGGCTTACCAATCTCTTGGAGTTGTATATGGGGACCTTGGAACTTCTCCTGTCAATGTCTTTTCCTCTACTCGCTTAACAAATCTCACTGAAGATGATTTACTTGGGACATTCAGCCTAATCTTTTGGACTTTAACATTGCTCGTGTTAGTCAAATATGTCTTCATCGTCCTCCATGCTAATGATCATGGAGAAGGCGGTACTTTTGCTCTCTATTCATATCTCTGTCGCCACATCAATTTCCGAAGCAAACTTACTATCCACAACGTTAGGATGGAATCTGATGAGAGCATGGCATATTACAGCCAAGAGAGTGGAAGTCCTCTGCGTTCAAAAACTAAGAAGTTCCTGGAGAGAAGTTCTGCAGCTCAAAATTTTCTTACTTTTGTTGTTTTACTTGGAACTTGTATGGTCATTGGTGATGGAGCTCTCACTCCTGCTACTTGTG TACTCTCAGCCCTCCAAGGAATTCAATCTCTCTCTTCCAAGATAACCCAAG ATCATGTGGTTTTCATGTCTGTGATTATGTTAATCGGCCTTTTCATGTTTCAACGCTGTGGAACAAGCAAAGTCAGCTTCTGCTTCACTCCAGTAATGTTATTGTGGTTCGCTACCAATGTTTCAGTCGGTATCTACAATATGTTTGAGTACTATCCATCAGTTCTTAAAGCCATTTCTCCTCACTACATAGTGAAATTTGTTTCAAGAAATGGAAAGACTGCTTGGAATCTTCTCGGTGCAGTATTTCTAAGCATTACAG GAGCTGAAGCCATGTTTGCTGATTTAGGTCATTTCAATAAAAGAGCAATTCAG TTGGCATTTTCTTTTGTAGTTTATCCATCCCTAGTTCTCAGCTATGCCGGTGAAACAGCTTATCTAGTGAGGTACCCAGAGAATATCAACAATGCCTATTACAGTTCCCTACCAAAACCTGTATACTGGCCAATGTTTGTAGTCTCAACCCTAGCTGCCATAGTTGCTAGCCAGTCCATGATATCAGCAACTTTTTCCATTGTAAAGCAATCACTTGCTCTTGGATGCTTCCCTCGAGTAAACATTATACATACTTCATCTATGCATGAAGGACAAATCTATTCCCCAGAAGTAAACTACATCCTCATGATTCTTTGTGTCACTCTCGTTCTTGGATTCAAAGGTGGTGTTGAACTAGCAAATGCCTATG GGGTGGTGGTCATCTGGGTAATGATCATAACTACATTCTTGACAGCATTAGTGATGCTAATCATATGGAAGACAAATATCATTCTCATTTTGGCATTTTTCTTGCCCTATATAATAATTGAAGGTTGTTTCATGACATCTTTGCTCAATAAAATACCACAAGGAGGATGGGTGCCGTTTGCTATTTCTGCTTTCTTCTTGACCATCATGCTATCTTGGACATATGGAAGGAGTAAGAAATATGAATATGAAGCAGATAGAAAGATGAGTTTACCTGATCTAGACCAAATGCTGTCAAGCTTTAGTACATACCGAGCGCCAGGAATCTGCTTCTTTTTCACTGATCTTGCAAATGGCATTCCACCCATAATCCGGCATTATATTCAGCACACAAATTCTGTACGAGAAATCCTGGTAATTGTCACTGTTAGAACTCTTCCCATCAAATCTGTCCTGCTGGAGGAACGTTACAATGTGGGGAAGCTGGGAGTTGAAGGGGTCTATCGGTGTTTAATTCAGTTTGGATATAAGGATTCTCAGAGCATGGAAGGAGATGACTTTGTTACTTCGATGATCACAAAACTccaagaccaagctgagtttacTAGTGAAAAACAAAAGATAGATGCAGCTGCTGACAGAGGACCCGTTTTTGTGTTAGGAAGAACAATTCTTAAAGCAAATAAAGGTTGGTTTGCTCGCTTCACTATAGAGTACTTGTACAGGTTTCTTCAGAAGAATAGCAGGGCAGCCATTTCTGCACTTCAAATTCCACCAGATAAAACACTTCAAGTTGGTATGCTTTATGAAATCTAA